The following proteins are encoded in a genomic region of Lytechinus variegatus isolate NC3 chromosome 7, Lvar_3.0, whole genome shotgun sequence:
- the LOC121418994 gene encoding uncharacterized protein LOC121418994: MQYSGYISCPPSWNYCWYIAFLGLAVFGFVSGVPSDPCAVRDHMGTEFVIGFLEAMMPDVSPHIYIVGSRRSTSVVIYTKQGNYTLNITPYQPVQSLDLMNAAIAGSEAIVVKADHEVSVYGIDRGNSMDSFLALPTDALGYEYYVVTYELATRIKRDDRGSQFMVISTDHDTRIRINFRPNNYAVCNGQIIYSGREVPLTKLKTLHCLDQDYDLTGTHIVSNKPIAVLSGNKCANVPKNNRYCDHLVEQLPPVSSWEKEFITSPLKGRSHGDRFRVVAARNLTVVRTTTTDSYFILNAGQFRELDVGSNSSTAIVANSPILVMQYSKGGNVDGTGADPFMMLVPGIEQFVSEALIPSISVASGPELTNNINIVIDCNAKSSLFHGIFHFPEDNFLNASHTTEEMLKRKFCIKQHSLVHNPSGVYFLEDRYSGYNSFSVLVYGYSSGEGNEAYGMPAGLVLRNNSCVRRTPARLTSTVPPGIMCTTYGPQLQQISRSDHNVDVVSNFINDHTVSGVQTEPTTGQNLKSPTRGGNYLTVAIIIGMFSFVIITILAVYVCYLKRKIRRLEAERKTFGQLQLSSMLVGPDGYIDLDGSQISQREYMTLNNTDGVWRVGKVRRVDRAMFRSLSATNGKSTSPPNRCNGQSGNGEGSFRDRMLTASESAPQDITTTSGIRRQPSTSESCGGMSQANGSTAALISISRQGSISEEPKVDSFPMLRPLGSNRASTKHTSIHIDSELHPDLVPSRRQRKHLWRSVSNPGTNPFSGAHGDLKVYYEVPKNNRPLTTGNVSSSNSSTSQHYDRPRRQRTNSEEISPAASIFLTNFPNSLSSRHDDGYMSMKDPRASVSSQASGSQVGDISHASASTANSMMDKAYSSIPDENFNNANDTGDTDSTDYTELN, translated from the exons ATCCTTGTGCCGTCCGAGATCACATGGGAACAGAGTTTGTGATTGGTTTCCTGGAAGCGATGATGCCTGATGTCAGCCCTCATATCTACATCGTTGGTTCAAGACGGAGCACCTCGGTGGTCATCTATACCAAACAAGGCAATTACACGTTAAACATCACCCCTTACCAACCAGTCCAGTCATTGGACCTCATGAACGCTGCAATTGCAGGATCAGAGGCCATCGTTGTCAAGGCAGACCATGAGGTGAGCGTGTACGGCATTGATAGAGGCAACTCCATGGATTCCTTCCTAGCTCTACCGACGGACGCTCTCGGCTACGAATATTATGTCGTAACCTACGAGTTAGCAACCCGCATCAAGAGAGACGATCGTGGCTCCCAATTCATGGTGATCAGTACCGACCATGATACCCGCATCAGGATAAACTTCCGTCCTAACAACTATGCTGTCTGCAATGGACAGATCATTTACTCGGGAAGAGAAGTACCACTGACGAAGCTTAAAACTCTCCACTGCCTTGATCAAGATTATGACCTCACCGGTACGCACATTGTATCAAATAAACCCATTGCCGTCTTGTCAGGAAATAAATGTGCCAATGTGCCAAAGAATAATCGGTATTGCGACCACCTCGTTGAGCAGCTTCCACCCGTCAGCAGTTGGGAAAAGGAGTTCATCACGTCACCCCTGAAAGGAAGGTCACACGGGGATCGTTTTCGGGTCGTTGCAGCAAGGAACTTGACCGTCGTGAGGACAACGACAACCGATTCTTACTTCATACTGAACGCTGGGCAATTTAGGGAACTGGACGTGGGATCGAATTCTAGTACAGCTATTGTTGCCAACAGTCCCATCCTTGTAATGCAGTATAGTAAAG GAGGAAATGTAGATGGAACGGGAGCTGATCCATTTATGATGCTTGTCCCTGGGATTGAGCAATTCGTAAGTGAGGCTCTTATTCCTTCTATCTCTGTCGCCAGTGGCCCCGAACTTACTAATAACATCAATATCGTCATCGACTGTAATGCAAAATCAAGCCtttttcatggcatatttcACTTCCCGGAGGATAACTTTTTAAATGCTTCTCACACGACAGAGGAAATGCTGAAGAGAAAGTTTTGTATAAAGCAACACAGTCTTGTGCACAACCCTTCAGGAGTGTACTTCCTGGAAGACAGATACAGCGGGTACAATTCGTTTTCTGTTCTGGTGTATGGCTATTCATCAGGTGAGGGTAACGAAGCCTACGGGATGCCAGCTGGATTGGTTCTCCGTAACAACTCCTGCGTCCGCCGAACTCCAGCGAGACTAACTTCTACGGTTCCACCAGGGATAATGTGTACCACCTATGGTCCTCAGTTGCAGCAGATATCAAGATCAGATCACAATGTAGATGTTGTaagtaatttcataaatgaccATACTGTTTCAGGAGTTCAGACGGAACCAACAACTGGACAAAACCTGAAATCTCCGACACGAGGTGGTAACTACCTTACAGTTGCCATTATTATtggaatgttttcttttgttatcaTTACCATTCTAGCAGTTTACGTGTGTTATCTGAAAAGGAAGATTCGGCGACTGGAGGCTGAGAGGAAAACATTTGGTCAGCTTCAGCTTAGTTCCATGCTGGTAGGTCCAGATGGGTATATTGATCTCGATGGATCACAGATATCACAACGTGAGTACATGACACTTAACAACACAGACGGTGTGTGGCGTGTCGGGAAAGTACGACGCGTTGATCGTGCCATGTTTCGCAGTCTAAGTGCAACGAACGGAAAATCAACGTCTCCTCCAAATCGATGCAATGGTCAGTCCGGGAATGGAGAGGGTAGTTTTAGGGACAGAATGCTAACAGCGAGTGAATCGGCACCACAGGACATCACCACTACAAGTGGCATCCGTCGGCAACCTAGTACCAGCGAGTCTTGCGGAGGCATGAGCCAGGCTAATGGTTCAACGGCGGCTCTTATATCTATCAGTCGCCAAGGGAGTATCAGCGAAGAGCCGAAGGTAGATTCCTTCCCAATGCTACGGCCATTGGGAAGCAATCGCGCTAGTACCAAGCACACCAGCATTCACATAGACTCTGAATTGCACCCAGACCTGGTGCCATCAAGACGCCAGCGGAAACATCTCTGGCGCAGTGTGAGCAACCCGGGTACTAATCCATTCTCGGGTGCTCATGGGGACTTGAAGGTATACTACGAAGTCCCAAAGAACAATAGGCCCTTGACTACGGGCAATGTCAGCAGCAGCAATAGCAGTACTTCCCAACACTACGACCGTCCCAGGCGGCAAAGGACTAACAGCGAGGAAATCTCGCCAGCAGCTAGCATTTTCTTGACTAATTTTCCGAATTCGTTGTCATCTAGGCACGACGATGGGTATATGAGTATGAAAGATCCGCGTGCATCGGTATCAAGTCAAGCAAGTGGGTCACAGGTAGGGGATATCTCCCATGCCTCTGCGTCTACTGCTAACAGTATGATGGACAAGGCGTATTCGTCAATACCCGATGAAAATTTTAACAACGCCAACGATACCGGTGATACTGACTCGACGGACTATACAGAGTTGAACTAG